The Phycisphaeraceae bacterium genome segment GAGCGAGGCGTCGTACACCGCCTGCGCGAAGTTGGCCGCGTTGTTGTTGTGCGCGCTGCCCGGAAAGGTCTGCTTGATCATCGTCTCCCAGCGGGCGCGGTCGATGTCGAACGTGCGCAGCGGCCCGCGCACGTCAAGGAAGCACTTGCGGAAGGCGGCCTTGGTGTACTCCCAGTCCAGGTCGGCCTCGCGCACGCCGTTGCACGTGACCAGCAGCTGAATGTCGGCCCGCTTCCAGATGACGAAGCGACCCGACATGTACGAGCACGGGGTGGGAATCGGCCGCGACTGGTTGTCGGCGAAGCGGACGGCGGCGCCGTTCTCCTGCGTATCGCGGATGTCCTGGTTTCCGTCCACCAGCGAGATCAGGAACCGGTAGTTGTCGCCCGCGGACGGGTAGGGGAGAAAGGCGAAATCAGCGATTCCCACGTCGATGCCCCCGCCGCCTTCCGCTCCACCCGCGGGCTGCGGCTCGCTGACGGTCTGCAGGTCGAGCAGCACCTTCTTGGTCTCATGCACGGCGGCGTCGGTCAACTGGTTGAACTGGACCAGATCCGGACCAGGAGCGGGGTTCATCGTGTCCACCACCGGCTGGTTGCGATAGGGCATGACGCGGATGACGTCCGCGGCGCGAACCCCCTGCGTGCCGGGGTGCTCGCGTAATCCGCTGAACGGCCTGGGGCAGTTGTCATCGCCCTGGGTGTTGCTGCCGGTGTTCTGGTTGTAGGTGCGGAAGAACTCCTGCATGAAAGCCCGGCGTCGTCCGTCGGTGACGTCGAACTCCTCCGCCGTGTCCTTCAGTTCGACGACTGCCTTCAGCGGACGATCGAAGGGCACCTGTTGGTCGCCGATGAACTTGCGCACGACGATGCGAAAGGGCACGGCGGGCCAGATGTCGGGAATCCACCCGCGGCGACGGTAGTAATCGGGAATGGACTTGTTGTCGGCGGTGCGCCAGAACATGTCCAGGTCCGCCTCGCGCCCGCCGTGGTTGTCGAGGATGACGACGCGGTACTCCCAGTCGATGAATGGCCTGGCGTTGGTTCCACCGCGCGAGAATGGGGTCGCCGCGGCCCGCGTCGGGTCGTTGGAGCCGTCGGTCACGAGATTCATCACCCGCGCGCAGGGGGTGAGCGAGGCGCGGTCGCCTTCGAGCGTGAGCAGGTCGTTGGTGACGTCGTAGCGGCACCTGTAGGGCGGCGGACGAGTCACGACGGGAAGGGAGTTTCCCGGCGCGTCGCGCCGGATGCGATTGTTGCCCAGGTAGATGAACGTCAGCCGGTAGGTGACGGGCTGCAGTCGCACCACGGTGGTGGCGGTCGATGGACCTGGCTGCTTCGTCGTTCCCTGGCCGGACACTCGTCTCCCCTCGCGTGGTGTGGGCGTCGATGTGGGTTTCCTGGTGCGGCTCGTGGACGTGTGGTCTTGGGGTGACGGCGTGCGTTCGACTGATTCGGCGACGGCGCCCGAGGGAACTTGCCGCTACCACCCGCCGCTGGCGCCGCCTCCTCCGGAGGAGCCGCCGCCGCCCGAGTAGGGGTCTTCTTCTTCGCCTCCGCCTTCGTCTCCCCACCCGCCCGAGGCGCCGCCTCCGGACCCACCGGATGAGCCGCCTTCGCCGCCCCAGCCGCCATCCGCGCCGCCCGAACCCCCGGAGGTGCCTCCCCCGGTCGAAGACCCGCTGCCCCCGGTAGAGCCCCCTGCAGCGCCGCCGCCCCCACCCCCACCGCCTGATCCTCCTGATCCACCACTACTTCCGGAGGAAGCCCCGCCTCCGGACGAGCCGCCCCCTGACGCGCCGCCGCCGGAACCGCCTGACGATCCGCCGCCACCCGACGATCCGGCGCCTTGGGCGGAAGCTCCGCCCGACCCACCCGAGCCGCCCGAACCCCCGCCCCCGCCGCTGGAGGGTGAGCCGCTGCCGCCCCCGCCGGATGATCCGCCTCCCGAGCCGCCGCCGCTGAAACCCTCGTCACCGAAGGCGTCGGTTTCTTCGGCGTCGGAGCTGGTCGTTGCGGCGGCGCCGCCCGAGTTCGTGCCGCCGCTGGCGGTTTCGCCGCTGCTCGCCTGCTGGTCGCCTTCGTTCTCGACGCGGATGAAGGTCCACTCCCCGTCCTTGCGATCGGGCAACTGCAGCTGGTAGGTGCCGTGATCGACTTCCTGCAGTTTGACGATGCCCTGGCTGTTGGTGCGAGATTCCTGCGTACTGCCGTCGGGCTTGTGGATGATGGCCCGCTCGTTGGCGATGGGCTGCTCGGCGGCGTCGAGCACCTTGAAGGCGACCCACGTCTTTTCATCGACGGGTTCTTCGCCTCCGCCCCCGCCCCCTCCGCCGCCTCCACCTCCTCCGCCGCCTCCGCCTCCCCCGGCTCCTGGCGGCTCTTCGAGCTCGCCGGGGTTGGCTGTGGTGGCGTGCTTGGCCTCATCGGGGGCGACGCACTGTCCGCCGCAGCCGCTTCCCGCGGCTCCGCCGCTGTTGATGAGCACGGTGGCGCCCTTGATGGCGACGCCCGAGGGGCCGATGTCCACGAAGTTCCCGCCGACCACCAGGGAGATCTGGGCGTCGGCCTCAAGGATGATCTTGGCGCCGATGATATGGGTTTCGCCGGTGGCGACGGCCCAGTTGCCGGTGATCTCGGCGTTGTGGTTGCCGCCCACGGAGAGGAACGAGTCGGTGTCGACGCGTTCGCGTTTCTCGCCGACGATGGTGACGTTCTCGTTCTCCTCGATCTTGGTGAACCGGCTCTTGCCGACGATCTGGTGGCGTTCGCCCCCGACGCTCTCGTAGGACGAGGCCTTGGCGCGCACGTCCATACGGCGCTGGGCATGGATGAACAGCTGCTCCGAGCCCTTCTTGTCCTCGAATCGGATTTCGTTGAAGCCGCCTCCGCCCTTGCTGGACATCGACTTGATGGTGGACATCGTCGCCTTGCCGGGCAGTTCGTAGGGCGTCTTCTGCACGCCGTTGTAGACGCGCCCGGTGATGATGGGCCGGTCGGGATCGCCCTCGAGAAACTCGACGATGACCTCCTGCCCGATGCGCGGCAGGAAGATGGCGCCCCATTTTTTCCCGGCCCAGTTCTGGGCCACGCGGATCCAGCAGGATGACGTCTCATCCGCCTTGCTCCACCGATCCCAGTGGAACTTGACCTTCACGCGCCCATGTTCATCGGTCCAGATTTCCTCGCCGGACTTGCCCGCCACAATGGCGGTCTGCGGCCCCTGCACCACGGGCTTGGGCGTGATGCGGCGCGGGCGGAACTGCTGCGAGGAGGGGATGCACGTGAACTCGCAGCGATACATGCTCACGCCGCCGTATTCCGCACTGGCGACCCCGAGCGACGCCATGGGGCTGGTCTCGCACGAGAACGACGTGGCGATCACCAGGTATTCGGCGTTCTGGTCGGTTCGATGGTGTTCGTCGAGCTTGAAGGTATAGCCCGGACGCACGTCGGGCGTGTTGGTCTGGCCCACGATGGTGTCGAAGGAGGCGTGATACTCCTCGATGCGGATGCGCGAATAGTCGTCGCCCTCGGCGAGCGTGACGTACTCGCCGGGGTAGTCGAAGATCTCCGCGCTGGCCTCGGCGTGGTCGCGGGTGATCACGGCCCGCGAGAGCATGTCCTTCTTGGGATCGACGAAGTCGAAGTCGAGCTGCGCGTAGGCGCCCGGCTGCAGCGCCTGCCGCCTGGCCCAGTGCGAGACGTGCTCCACGTTCTCGGGCGCGCCGTCTGGACGGAACACCAGCGTCTCCACGCCCGGCGCCGGACCATGACCGGCGATGGCGTCCACCAGCATCATGGTGTGCTTGCCCTGCTCGTGCGTGAAGTAGTAGTAGATGCCCTCCTGCTCCATGAGGCGGGAGATGAAATTGAAGTCCGTCTCCCGGTACTGCACGCAGTATTCCCACGTGCGATAGGAGCGCGAGAGATTCTCGCCGATGGTGATGCCCGCGTCGCCCAGGATCTTCTTGATGATGTCAACCGCGGTCTGCTCCTGGAACATGCGGCAGTCGGCGCGGCGCGTCAGCAGCCACAGGCGGGGCACCAGCGTCATCCGGTACCCGTACAGGATGTCGCCGTCGGCGGTGACCTGATCGTCCGCCGACGATTGCGAGAAGCGGTTGACGATGCCGTTGTAGAAGCGGGACACGCCGGTCGTGCGCTTCATCTCCACCGTCACGCTCTGCCCCACGATGTCCTTGAAGACGATGGCCCCGTTGGTGCTGAGCACGACCAGCTCGTATTCGAACAATCGCCCCAGCTCCTCCCGGGCGTGCATCTCCTTGAACAGAAGCACTTCCTCGCCGAGAGGCGATGTGATGACGATGTCGCGGTCGGCGGCGGGCATGGGGCCTCCCCTTCAGGCGGCCTGATTCTACTGGAAAGCAGATCGCGCCGCCAGACGCAAGTCTGCACCATGGGGGATGGAAGAACATCCCCCGGCTCGACAACGCCCGCGGGCGAGAAGAATCAAAGGCATTCGACAGCCGCTCATTCGCCGCTGGCGGCGTCGCGGCAGGCCTCGGCCAGACGCTGGTGGAGCTTCTCATGATCCACCACCGCGTCCAGGCGCTCCAGCAGGGCGTCCACGCGGCGGAGCGGGGTGAGGGCGGCGTCGATCTCGTCAATCGCCGCGTCCCCCAGCTGCTCCAGGGCTTCGAGGAACCAGGTTCGGTCGGGCTGGCGTGCGTTCCGAGGCGGTCGGACCTTGGTGCGAATCACCAGGTCGCCGATGGCCACCACCGGCTGCAGCCCGACGGACGTGAGAGGTTCGCGGCAGAGCACCACCGCCGGAACGCGATGCTCCAGGGCCTGCGTGCGGAGCCGGCGGGCGTCCGCTGCGACCAGCATGGGCTGAACCAGGTACAGCCCGGACTCCTGCGGAAAGCGATCATCAAAGGGCTGATCCACGGTCCGTGGTCGTCCGTGATCGGCGTCGGCCGCCTGCATCAGTCGCTGGCGCCGCGCCTCCTGCAACGGCAGGCAGATGCGGGCCATGCGGTCGTAGTCGCGGGCGCGATGGGCCAGGTGCAGCGCCCGGTCGGCCAGCAGCTCCGCATCGATGTAGGACGTGGCGGCCAGCGCCTCGCTGGCCTGCTCCATCAAATCGTCGATCTGCTCCTGCCGCGCGCCGGGCATGGGTGTGGTTCCAGGTTTCAGGGGCCGAGATCCGTGTTCCGTGTTCCGACTGTCGAATGCTCAAGGAATGGCGCCTGGTCGCTGATGCCGGTCACTGACGCCGAGCGCCTGACGCCTCGATTCCCGACTTACAGTTCGAACCCAACGGTCCGTTGTTCCGCTCGTCCTTCCGCGGTGCAGGCGGACGCGGCGGCTTCGAGCAGATCGCGCCACAGG includes the following:
- a CDS encoding type VI secretion system tip protein VgrG yields the protein MPAADRDIVITSPLGEEVLLFKEMHAREELGRLFEYELVVLSTNGAIVFKDIVGQSVTVEMKRTTGVSRFYNGIVNRFSQSSADDQVTADGDILYGYRMTLVPRLWLLTRRADCRMFQEQTAVDIIKKILGDAGITIGENLSRSYRTWEYCVQYRETDFNFISRLMEQEGIYYYFTHEQGKHTMMLVDAIAGHGPAPGVETLVFRPDGAPENVEHVSHWARRQALQPGAYAQLDFDFVDPKKDMLSRAVITRDHAEASAEIFDYPGEYVTLAEGDDYSRIRIEEYHASFDTIVGQTNTPDVRPGYTFKLDEHHRTDQNAEYLVIATSFSCETSPMASLGVASAEYGGVSMYRCEFTCIPSSQQFRPRRITPKPVVQGPQTAIVAGKSGEEIWTDEHGRVKVKFHWDRWSKADETSSCWIRVAQNWAGKKWGAIFLPRIGQEVIVEFLEGDPDRPIITGRVYNGVQKTPYELPGKATMSTIKSMSSKGGGGFNEIRFEDKKGSEQLFIHAQRRMDVRAKASSYESVGGERHQIVGKSRFTKIEENENVTIVGEKRERVDTDSFLSVGGNHNAEITGNWAVATGETHIIGAKIILEADAQISLVVGGNFVDIGPSGVAIKGATVLINSGGAAGSGCGGQCVAPDEAKHATTANPGELEEPPGAGGGGGGGGGGGGGGGGGGGEEPVDEKTWVAFKVLDAAEQPIANERAIIHKPDGSTQESRTNSQGIVKLQEVDHGTYQLQLPDRKDGEWTFIRVENEGDQQASSGETASGGTNSGGAAATTSSDAEETDAFGDEGFSGGGSGGGSSGGGGSGSPSSGGGGGSGGSGGSGGASAQGAGSSGGGGSSGGSGGGASGGGSSGGGASSGSSGGSGGSGGGGGGGGAAGGSTGGSGSSTGGGTSGGSGGADGGWGGEGGSSGGSGGGASGGWGDEGGGEEEDPYSGGGGSSGGGGASGGW